Genomic window (Oryzihumus leptocrescens):
GCAGCGGGTGTCCGTCGGGCACGCGTGGTCGTCGGCCTCGCCGCGCAGCATCGCGATGAGCTGGGCCGGGGAGGCGTCGGGGTGGGTGGACTTCAGCAGTGCGAGGACCCCCGCGACGTGCGGGGAGGCCATCGAGGTGCCGCTGAGCAGGGCGTAGCCGCCACCGGGCCAGGTGGACAGGATCCGCGAGCCGGGGGCGGCGACGTCGATGACGCCCTCACCGAAGTTGGAGTAGCTCGCCTTGTCCGTCGTCTGGGTCAACGCCGACACGGTGGCCACGCCCGGCAGCTCGGTCGGGATGTCGTGGCAGCCGTTGTTGATCGTCCGGGTGACCGGCGTGCTGTCGTCGGGGCTGGTGCTGTCGGTCGTCTTGTGGGCCAGGTCGTAGTTGCTGTTGCCCGCGGCGGCGGCGCTGACCACGCCCTGCTTCTCCGACCAGGCGACGGCTCGGCGGACCGCCTCCATCGCGGCGGCCTGGTCCGGCTGGTCGTCGCAGTAGAACTGGAACGGGTCCACGTAGTAGCTGTTGTTGGTGACGTCCATGTGCTTCAGGCCGGCCCACATGAAGCCGCAGACGGCGTACTCGGGGTAGATGTAGCCGTCGTCGCTGACCACCTTGACCGAGGCGAGGCGCACGTTCGGTGCGACCCCGACGATGCCGATCCCGTTACGGGCGGCGGCGATCGTGCCGGCCACGTGTGTGCCGTGGCCGCTGGTCGTGGGCAGCCAGCTGCTCGGGGTGGTGTCCGGCTTGCCGGCGTCGATGCAGCTCGCCGAGTTCGCGGCGTCGATGTTGGCCTTGAGGTCGGGGTGGCTGGCGTCGATGCCGCTGTCGAGGACACCCACGAGGACCTTGCGGGAGCCGTCGGTGACCTGGTGGGCCCGGTCGGCCTTGATCATGGCCATGTCCCACTGCTCGGCCTCGCGCGGGTCGGTCGCCGGGCCGGCGTCCTGGGCGTCGCCGGTGCTCATCTGGCCGGCGGACGCGTGCCGGGCCGCGGGTGCGCTGCTGCCGGGCGTGCCCTCCTTGACCGCGACGGTCCGGGTGGCGCCGACCGACTCCACGGCGTGGCCCTCGGCCAGGCGCACGACGTCGGCGCGGAACGCCGAGCGGGTGGAGTGGGCGACCACGACGCCGATCTCGGGCCAGGACTGGACCACGGTGCCGCCCGCGGCCTGCACGGCCCGCTCGACCAGCCGGGTCTGGCCGGGGTTGGCGTGCTTCGCGTTGAGCAGGTAGCTCATGAGCATGCCGTCGGGGGTCGCGATCGGCACGGGCGTCGAGGCGGGCTGGTCGGCGGCGGGCGAGGCCTGGGCCAGGCCGGCTCCGAGCAGGGACGTCGTCAGCGCGAGCGCCGCGGTGGCGGCCAGCGTCGCGGGGCGACGGGACAAGCGAGGTGACATGGGCACTCCGGTCATCGTGGGGCTGGGTCAGGCCCGCATCCGGTATGTCCGCAAGGCCCGTTTCGGACCCTAGGTCGCCCGGGACGCGCGTGGGTGCCCACACATCGCTTCCTGACCAACTCTTGAACCACCACCGCGCGGTGGTGGCTCGGCCGGGCGGTCGGTGCGGGCTGGCGGGCGGTGCGGGCCGGGCGGGCGGTGCGGGCCGGGCGGCGGCCGGACCCTAGGCTCGTGCCCGTGCCCGGACCTGCCGACTCCCTCGCCGCGCTCGCCGCCCTGCCCGGGGTGGACGAGGCCGCCACCGCCGCCCGCGAGGCGTGCACCGAGCTGCGCTGGCACCAGGCGCTGCGCCGGCGGATCCCCGAGGCGGCGGCCGAGTCCCGCGTCCGCGGGGCCCGTGCCAGTGCCGCTCTGGAGGGCGCCGAGGTCGACGTCGCCGTGGTCCGCGACCTGATGCGCGGTGCGCTGGCGTGGCCGACCGAGCCCGACCCGCTCGAGCAGGTGCTGCGCGGAGTGGTCCAGGCCACCGCCGAGACCGAGCACGTGCGTGGCCTCGTGGGGTCCGCGCCGCTGCAGGCGCTGGCCCGCCTGCACGTCGCGGGCGCCGCCGGGCTCGTCGCCCCCGAGCAGCTGGGCCGCCCCCGCCAGCCGGGGGAGGGCTGCGCCGAGCTGGTCGACCTCGGGCCCGCGCCGGACGCCGACGTCGTCTCGGCCCGGCTGGCCGGACTGGTCGAGCTGCTCACCGCCCTCGACTCTGCCCCCGCCGTCATCGTCGCGGCCCTCGTGCACGCCGAGATCGCCGTCGTGCGCCCCTTCGTGCGCGGCAACGGCGCCGTCGCGCGGGCCATGGAGCGGGCCGTGGTCCAGGCCAGCGGCCTCGACCCGACCGGCGTCGCGGTGCCCGAGGCCGGGCACGGCGCGCAAGGTGGGGCGGCCTACCTGGGTGCGCTCACGGCATACGGCACCGGCAGCCGCGAGGGGGTCGCGCTGTGGCTCACGCACTGCGCCCAGGCGGTCGTCACCGGGGCGCGTGAGGGGCAGCGGATCGCCGACGCGGTGCTGGCCGGCCGACTGGGCTGACGCCACGCCCGCCGGGGAAGTGCCTGCAAAGTCAAGTCTTTCGTTTGGCAGCGGGGGCGAGTAGACAGGTCCTGAGCCGACGGGCGGGAGCCCGACGACCACCGCGAAAGGCGCGGGCACCCACGCGCGGGCAGTCCACTGGTGGACCGATCGTGGCGGGCTTGTCCCACTGCGACAAACGTGTGCACGCCTGGTAACCCGTGGCGTTCGCGGTCGATGGCACCTCGTTCGCGAGGTGCCATCACCTTTTCCTGTGACTTTTGGGGCAAGGGTTTGCGCTCGGGCCCTGAGTGCACCACTATGGAACGTGCGCGCTCCCCTTCGGGGTCGAGCGCGCCAACGCACCAGCTCCTCCCCCCCGGAGCTTGGCGCGTTGACGGCCCCCGTTGTCCCCCCGACGGGGGCCGTCCCCTTTCTCCAGCCGGTTCCGTTCGGGTTGCTGCCCATCCGGACACCTCTCAGCCCGCGTTGTGGTGCAGATCCGGCCCAGGAACGCGGGCTGAGCCGTGTCCGGTGCGAGTCGCGCGTATGCCGTGAGCCGCCTTTGTCCACAAGCCCCCTCGCGTTCGTCCCACTGTCCACAGGCCCGCGGCGCCACCTGTCCTCGTGGATCGTCCCGCCTGAGGCTGGGCGACATGACAGCAGCTCACGTGATCGGCGTCGTCGGCGGTTCCGGCGGGGTCGGTGGCACCGTCCTCGCCGCCGCGCTCGCCACCCGGGCCGCAGCCACCGGCCGCACCGTCGCCTGTGTCGACGGCGACGTGCTCGGTGGGGGCCTCGACGTCACCTTCGGCCTCGAGCAGGAGCCGGGCCTGCGCTGGCCCGACCTTGCCGCCGCGCTCGGCCGGGTCGACGGCCCCGAGCTGCTGCGCCGGCTGCCGGCCACCGACGGGGTGGCGGTCCTGTCCTTCGACCGCACGAGACCGGCCGCGCCGGCTGACGAGGCGCGCGACGAGGTGCTGCGCGCGCTGAGGGCCTGCGTCGACGTCGTCGTGCTCGACCTGCCCCGTGCCGATGCGCCCTTCGGGCAGTCGCTGGCCGCCGTGGCGGACTCGCTGGTCCTGGTGTCCGGCGACGGGGTGCAGGCCCTGGCCGCCACCAGCGCCGCCGCGGAGTTCCTGAGTCACACCCATGACCAGCTGTGGCTGTGCGTGCGCTGCACCGGGCACGACGACGGGGTCGCCGAGTCGCTCGCGGTCGCGGTCGACCTGCCGCTGGTCGCCACGGTGCGGCACGACCCACGCCTCGATGCGGACCTGCTGCACGGCATCCCCCCGGGGTCGCGCTCGCGCGGCCCGCTGGCCCGGGCCGCCGAGACGGTGCTGGCCGCGTTGCTGCTGCCGGCCGAGCGGCGGGCCTCGTGACCGTCAGCGACCCCGTCTGGGAGCAGATCCGCCAGGGCCGACCGCCATCGGCCGCTGCCGTGGCCGACGTGCTCGGACCGGCGCGCGTGACGCTGGGGGAGCGCGGGCTCGAACGTGCCCGCGACGACCTCGCCGCGCAGGTGCTGGGCGCGGGTCCGCTCGAGCCGCTGCTGACCGACTCCCGGGTCACCGACGTCCTGGTCAACGCCGCCTCCGGGGTGTGGGTCGAGCGCGACGGGCTCCTCGCCCGGACCGGTGTCGACGTCGGGTCGGAGGCGCAGGTCCGCCGGCTCGCCGTCCGCCTTGCCGGTCTGGCTGGGCGACGGCTGGACGAGACCTGTCCGTGGGTCGACGGGCTGCTGCCCGGGGGCGTGCGGCTGCACGCGGTGCTCCCCCCGCTGGCGGCCGACGGCACCCACATCAGCCTGCGGGTGCCGCGCCGGGTCGCCCCGACGCTGACCGGGCTCGGCGAGCTGGGGGCGTTCGGGCCGGGCTGGTTGCCGGTCCTGCGTGCCCTGGTCCGCCGGCGCCGCGCGTTCGTCGTCACCGGAGGCACCGGCAGCGGCAAGACCACGCTCCTGGGGGCCCTGCTCGGTGAGGTCGACGGGGGTGAGCGACTCGTGGTCGTCGAGGACGTCCGCGAGCTGGCCGTGGACCACCCCCACGTCGTCCGCCTCCAGGCCCGGGCCGCCAACGTCGAGGGCCGCGGCGAGGCCACGCTGACCGCGCTGGTCCGACAGTCCCTGCGCATGCGTCCAGACCGGGTCGTCGTCGGGGAGGTGCGTGGCGGAGAGGTGCGTGAGCTGCTCACGGCGCTCAACACCGGACACGAGGGCGGCTGCGGCACCCTGCACGCCAACGCGTGCTCCGACGTCGTCGCCCGGTTCGAGGCGCTCGGCGCCCTGGCCGGCATGAGCCCCGCCGCGGTGCACGCCCAGCTGGTCAGCGCGATCCAGGTCGTGCTGCACGTCAGCCGGCCGGGTGGGCAGCGTCGCCTGGAGACGATCGGCGTCCTGCAGCGCGACGACGGCCGTGCTCCCGTGGTGGTCCCCGCCCTCGAGCGCGGTGCTGGCGGGGAGCCGCGACGCGCGGAGGGGTGGCCCCGGCTGGCCGCGACGTGCGGGTTGCCCGACGACGGCGACGGCTTCGGAGCGACGCGGTGAACGCGCTCATCGCGCTCGCCCTGGGCACGGCGGTGTTGCTGGCCGGTCGCCCGCCCACGCCGACGCTCTCGGTGCTGACCTCGCCCGCTGGTGCGCCTGCCGCCGATCCGCCCCGGCCGGCGGGCCGCCTGCCGCAGCGGGTCCGTGGCCTCCGGCACCGGAGGGCGGCGTGGCGGGACCGTGCGATCGCCCGCACGGTCCTCGCCCTGGTCGACGCCGTGGCGCCGGCGCTGGAGGCGGGGCTGGCACCGGCCGCGGCGTTCGTGATCGCCGCCGACTCGGTCACACCCGCGCAGGAGCCCCGACCCGGGCCCGCCGCGGCCTGGGTCCGGGCGGCCGGCAGCGCCGTCGCGCAGGGCGCACCGGTGTCCGCAGTCCTGCGCCGCGGCGCAGGCACCCTGGGCTCACGGGAGCTGGGGGTGCTGGCCGCCGCGTGGTCGCTGAGCGAGGAGACCGGCGGCCCGCTGGCCGACGCCGTGCGCACCGCGGGAGCGGTCGTGCGCGGCTCGATGGCCCAGCGGGAGCGCATGCTGGCCGCGGTCGCCGGGGCGCGCTCGACGATGAACATCCTCACGGTGCTGCCGATCGGGGGCCCGCTGATCGCCCTGGCCGTGGGGCTGGACCCGTCGAGGCTCTACCTCGGGTCCCCGCTCAACCAGGGCTGCCTCGTCATGGGCGTCGCGCTGGCCGTGGTGGGACGGGCCTGGGTGCGCCGGCTCGTCGCCGGAGCCGTCCGCGGGCCGGTGCTCTCGTGACGCCGCTCGAAGCGGTGCTGGTGACCCTGGCCGTCCTGCTCGTCTCGGCGCCTGCGCCGCGCCTGCCGCTGCGGACCGCGCTGCCAGAGCGGGCCCTCCGGGCCGCTCCGCCGCTGACGATGCCCGACGTGGCCGACACCCTCGACCTGCTGGCCCTGGCCCTGCGCGGGGGTGCGGGCATCGTCCAGGCCATCGATGCCGTGGCGGACCGGGTTGGCCCACCCGCGGCGGACCAGCTGCGCCGGGTCTCGGCCGCGCTGCGCTGGGGAGTGGAGGACTCCCGCGCCTGGTCGGCGGTCCCGGCCGCGTGGCAGCCGGCGGCCCGGGCGCTGCACATGGCGGCGACGGCCGGTGCCGCGCCGGCCGACCTGCTGCACATGGCCGCCGGTGACCTGCGCCGGGCCGAGGCCGCGCGGCTGGAGGTCGCGGCCTCCCGGCTCGGGGCGCGGGTGGTGCTGCCGCTCGGCCTGGCGTTCCTGCCGGCGTTCGCCCTCACGACCGTCGCCCCGGTCGTGCTCGCCCTCACCCACCAGGTCCTGGGCGCGTGAGGCCCGGTTCACGCCGGATCCCGGCACTCACCACGAAGGAGAAGACGCATGACACCTGCACTCACCCGCACCTACCGGGCCGTTCGCCGCAGGGTCGCCCTGACCGGCCAGGCCGGCATGACGACGGCGGAGTACGCCGTGGGGACCCTGGCCGCCTGCGCCTTCGCGGCGGTGCTCATCGCCGTCGTGCGCTCGGGGGCGATCAAGACGGCACTCTCGCACCTGATCACCACCGCCCTGGCGATCGCCTCGTGAGGTCCCGGCAGCGACGACAGGCGGGCATGGTCACGGCCGAGCTGGCGGTGGTCCTGCCTGTCGTCGTTGCCGTGCTCGCCCTGTCCCTGTGGGCGTTCGGGCTCGCCGTCGACCAGGTGCGGTGCGTCGACGCGGCCCGGGCCGGTGCCCGCGCGGCGGCGCGAGGGGACCCGGTCGACGCCGTGTCCTCACAGGTCCGGCGCGACGCGCCGGCCGGTGCCGTCGTGGCGGTCTCCGCCGGAGGTGGAGACGTGACGGTGTCGGTCACCGCGCCGGTGCGCAGGCTCGCAGGGCTGGTGCCGGTCGAGTGGCGCCCGTCCGCGAGTGCCACGGCCCGGCGCGAGGT
Coding sequences:
- a CDS encoding S8 family peptidase, producing MSPRLSRRPATLAATAALALTTSLLGAGLAQASPAADQPASTPVPIATPDGMLMSYLLNAKHANPGQTRLVERAVQAAGGTVVQSWPEIGVVVAHSTRSAFRADVVRLAEGHAVESVGATRTVAVKEGTPGSSAPAARHASAGQMSTGDAQDAGPATDPREAEQWDMAMIKADRAHQVTDGSRKVLVGVLDSGIDASHPDLKANIDAANSASCIDAGKPDTTPSSWLPTTSGHGTHVAGTIAAARNGIGIVGVAPNVRLASVKVVSDDGYIYPEYAVCGFMWAGLKHMDVTNNSYYVDPFQFYCDDQPDQAAAMEAVRRAVAWSEKQGVVSAAAAGNSNYDLAHKTTDSTSPDDSTPVTRTINNGCHDIPTELPGVATVSALTQTTDKASYSNFGEGVIDVAAPGSRILSTWPGGGYALLSGTSMASPHVAGVLALLKSTHPDASPAQLIAMLRGEADDHACPTDTRCTGSTDDNAFYGEGITDALDAVTAHAG
- a CDS encoding Fic family protein; this encodes MPGPADSLAALAALPGVDEAATAAREACTELRWHQALRRRIPEAAAESRVRGARASAALEGAEVDVAVVRDLMRGALAWPTEPDPLEQVLRGVVQATAETEHVRGLVGSAPLQALARLHVAGAAGLVAPEQLGRPRQPGEGCAELVDLGPAPDADVVSARLAGLVELLTALDSAPAVIVAALVHAEIAVVRPFVRGNGAVARAMERAVVQASGLDPTGVAVPEAGHGAQGGAAYLGALTAYGTGSREGVALWLTHCAQAVVTGAREGQRIADAVLAGRLG
- the ssd gene encoding septum site-determining protein Ssd, which translates into the protein MTAAHVIGVVGGSGGVGGTVLAAALATRAAATGRTVACVDGDVLGGGLDVTFGLEQEPGLRWPDLAAALGRVDGPELLRRLPATDGVAVLSFDRTRPAAPADEARDEVLRALRACVDVVVLDLPRADAPFGQSLAAVADSLVLVSGDGVQALAATSAAAEFLSHTHDQLWLCVRCTGHDDGVAESLAVAVDLPLVATVRHDPRLDADLLHGIPPGSRSRGPLARAAETVLAALLLPAERRAS
- a CDS encoding TadA family conjugal transfer-associated ATPase; the encoded protein is MTVSDPVWEQIRQGRPPSAAAVADVLGPARVTLGERGLERARDDLAAQVLGAGPLEPLLTDSRVTDVLVNAASGVWVERDGLLARTGVDVGSEAQVRRLAVRLAGLAGRRLDETCPWVDGLLPGGVRLHAVLPPLAADGTHISLRVPRRVAPTLTGLGELGAFGPGWLPVLRALVRRRRAFVVTGGTGSGKTTLLGALLGEVDGGERLVVVEDVRELAVDHPHVVRLQARAANVEGRGEATLTALVRQSLRMRPDRVVVGEVRGGEVRELLTALNTGHEGGCGTLHANACSDVVARFEALGALAGMSPAAVHAQLVSAIQVVLHVSRPGGQRRLETIGVLQRDDGRAPVVVPALERGAGGEPRRAEGWPRLAATCGLPDDGDGFGATR
- a CDS encoding type II secretion system F family protein produces the protein MNALIALALGTAVLLAGRPPTPTLSVLTSPAGAPAADPPRPAGRLPQRVRGLRHRRAAWRDRAIARTVLALVDAVAPALEAGLAPAAAFVIAADSVTPAQEPRPGPAAAWVRAAGSAVAQGAPVSAVLRRGAGTLGSRELGVLAAAWSLSEETGGPLADAVRTAGAVVRGSMAQRERMLAAVAGARSTMNILTVLPIGGPLIALAVGLDPSRLYLGSPLNQGCLVMGVALAVVGRAWVRRLVAGAVRGPVLS
- a CDS encoding type II secretion system F family protein, which translates into the protein MTPLEAVLVTLAVLLVSAPAPRLPLRTALPERALRAAPPLTMPDVADTLDLLALALRGGAGIVQAIDAVADRVGPPAADQLRRVSAALRWGVEDSRAWSAVPAAWQPAARALHMAATAGAAPADLLHMAAGDLRRAEAARLEVAASRLGARVVLPLGLAFLPAFALTTVAPVVLALTHQVLGA
- a CDS encoding DUF4244 domain-containing protein, with the translated sequence MTPALTRTYRAVRRRVALTGQAGMTTAEYAVGTLAACAFAAVLIAVVRSGAIKTALSHLITTALAIAS
- a CDS encoding TadE family type IV pilus minor pilin, which encodes MVTAELAVVLPVVVAVLALSLWAFGLAVDQVRCVDAARAGARAAARGDPVDAVSSQVRRDAPAGAVVAVSAGGGDVTVSVTAPVRRLAGLVPVEWRPSASATARREVEGGQL